Below is a genomic region from Ferribacterium limneticum.
CACGGCTGAAGTCGAGATCGGCAAGATCTACGAAGGCACCGTGCTCAAGATTCTTGATTTCGGTGCAATCGTTTCCGTGTTGCCGGGCAAGGATGGTCTGCTGCACATCTCCCAGATCGCCCAGGAGCGCGTCAACAAGGTCGAAGACTACGTCAAGGAAGGCCAGATCGTTCGCGTCAAGGTTCTCGAAACCGATGACCGTGGTCGCGTCAAGCTGTCGATGAAGGCTGCGGCTTCTGAAGAAGGCACTGCGGCTGCTCAGCCGATTGCCAACGAAGCTGCTCAAGAGCAGCAATAAGCTTCAGCCTAGGCTGAACGTACAAAGGGCGCCTCGCGGCGCCCTTTGTTTTTTTGGCATTATTTCCGGTTGACAGTAGCAATGCCAAAAAGACGAATTACTTCGCCATCTGTTTTTCCTTGAGTTCATCCAGGGTCTTGCAATCGATGCACAGCGTTGCCGTAGGGCGGGCTTCCAGGCGCTTGATGCCGATCTCGACACCACACTTGTTGCAGAAGCCATAATCGCCACTTTCGATGCTGGCGAGCGTCTCATCGATCTTCTTGATCAGCTTGCGTTCGCGGTCACGGTTGCGCAATTCGATCGCCATGTCGGTTTCCTGGCTGGCCCGATCGTTCGGGTCAGCAAACACCGTTGCTTCGTCCTGCATGGTATGAACCGTGCGGTCGATATCCTCGCCCAACTCCTTTTTGAGCGTCTCGAGAATTTTGCGGAAATGCGTCAGTTGCTTCGCGCTCATGTAGTCCTCGCCGGTTTTCGGCTGGTACGGAGCGAAGTGTTTGTGGAGCAGTTCTTCTGCCATGTTCTGGTGCGCCCTAGTGACGAAAAAAGCGATTAAATATCATGAAGACAGCCTGTGGGCAAGGATTCTTTCTTGC
It encodes:
- the dksA gene encoding RNA polymerase-binding protein DksA, translating into MAEELLHKHFAPYQPKTGEDYMSAKQLTHFRKILETLKKELGEDIDRTVHTMQDEATVFADPNDRASQETDMAIELRNRDRERKLIKKIDETLASIESGDYGFCNKCGVEIGIKRLEARPTATLCIDCKTLDELKEKQMAK